From the Ostrinia nubilalis chromosome 16, ilOstNubi1.1, whole genome shotgun sequence genome, one window contains:
- the LOC135079112 gene encoding uncharacterized protein LOC135079112 — MGTMKKQMVAFWGCILLHAAVSMDIQHEFEKHTEVSIASDTRGRRDVIEEEKFFNINSEIRKESNMNHQTPWMPGPLPPDEDPTTKISLTNPEVKEVLPLYQTTERVTDKPTGRGARASNENWIKLPFPDRDDHRDDILTPPQPSGDLINTRMPRVNFVTQNKQLEASESRNDKESIQRATRTDDIRTEFVRPGEETKPYKPVYPRQAVYYPEESRRHYYDDRFYPADDMYRRDPYFDLYDRRRYPVYPGPRIDRYDDTYDNYVPRKPKRIIYYAHLPEVMRTPPNVDLRTRFGVDPYRRFDDDYYARNGRYDYRFRSRYPYAPLRKEERNYRDLAGAGTVTKDKKTDDKVTPTPVLPQKEDKYKNNNANNINNNNRNVNVNRNLINSHQYHDGLDSYSDQLSHKTFQDVLRPDDGYLRFEEPLFQGAVEDPYQRKY, encoded by the exons ATGGGGACGATGAAGAAACAGATGGTCGCCTTTTGGGGCTGCATCCTACTGCACGCCGCGGTGTCAATGGATATCCAACATGAATTTGAGAAGCATACCGAG GTGAGCATCGCATCCGACACGAGAGGTCGTCGCGACGTCATCGAAGAGGAAAAGTTCTTCAACATCAACTCGGAAATTCGAAAAGAAAGCAACATGAATCACCAAACGCCCTGGATGCCCGGCCCCCTGCCACCTGACGAGGACCCCACTACGAAAATATCGCTCACCAACCCCGAAGTCAAAGAAGTGCTGCCGTTGTACCAAACCACTGAGAGAGTTACCGATAAGCCCACCGGTAGAGGCGCGAGAGCATCTAATGAAAACTGGATCAAACTGCCTTTCCCAGATCGTGACGACCATAGAGATGACATCCTCACTCCTCCCCAACCCTCCGGAGACCTCATCAATACGAGGATGCCTCGCGTCAACTTCGTCACCCAAAACAAACAGCTCGAAGCGTCCGAGTCCCGCAACGACAAGGAATCCATTCAGCGAGCTACTCGCACCGACGATATCCGAACCGAATTCGTCCGCCCAGGCGAAGAAACTAAACCTTACAAACCTGTCTATCCCAGACAGGCTGTTTACTACCCGGAAGAGTCTCGGCGACACTATTACGATGACAGGTTCTATCCCGCCGACGACATGTATCGCCGCGATCCCTACTTTGATTTATACGACCGCAGGCGGTACCCCGTTTACCCCGGGCCTCGCATCGACAGGTACGATGATACATACGACAATTACGTTCCGAGGAAGCCCAAACGCATCATCTATTACGCCCATTTACCAGAGGTCATGCGGACGCCTCCGAACGTTGATCTCAGAACTAGATTCGGCGTGGACCCTTACAGACGCTTCGATGACGATTATTACGCGAGAAACGGCAGGTACGACTACAGATTTAGAAGTAGATATCCCTACGCGCCTTTGAGGAAAGAGGAGAGGAACTACAGAGACCTCGCAGGCGCCGGCACCGTCACTAAAGACAAAAAAACCGACGATAAAGTTACGCCGACTCCCGTGCTGCCGCAAAAAGAAGACAAGTACAAAAATAACAACGCCAATAATATTAACAACAACAACAGGAATGTGAATGTCAACAGGAATTTGATAAATAGCCACCAGTACCACGATGGTTTAGACAGCTATAGCGACCAGCTGTCACATAAAACATTCCAAGATGTTTTGCGGCCTGATGACGGATATCTTCGATTTGAGGAGCCTCTATTTCAAGGCGCGGTAGAAGACCCGTATCAGAGGAAATATTAG